A region of Sandaracinaceae bacterium DNA encodes the following proteins:
- a CDS encoding ParA family protein — MDAGHVADLQHHDSRALLGGRGQAHPNQPNRKRLMEDAVVLKGPVPSGGVLPLVQVVGIGRQTNIVELLDDTLRIGQMSIRSGKVLSVDFGQARGLDALEGFVAHRGGTFQVRSVHGLPATEPLGDLRALLASLGRDSDRISLLRNLPAGGPSVHETGVVAPVQMGGSTRKSSFPPPAIVRPAVAAPVAAAAPVATAAPVAAAAPVATAAPVATAAPVAAAAPVAQRVEPTQASSAKAAIILAVASAKGGVGKTTLAMNLAVAMARRGLRVTLVDSDPNGGVSAAVNAHRRISKGAFDVICGAASLTDAIITTRMNGLRVLPAGGQTLSIDQVENAQQHRQAWRALLAQVACDADVVVLDTPGGVYGGTRIMLGCATHVMGVLQAEPLALRASEHFQRAIGAVTPAPKLVGVVLNMFDPRSATSPTVLQEACESLQPGLLFDTSVPRTSIINDASQRGVVAGQGELATAPAVAWTFEQLSAELLDRLEWSPARPVVDEAPLF; from the coding sequence ATGGACGCAGGCCATGTTGCTGATCTCCAACACCATGATTCTCGGGCGCTACTCGGTGGACGAGGCCAAGCGCATCCGAACCAGCCAAATCGGAAACGCTTGATGGAAGACGCCGTCGTTCTGAAAGGGCCCGTCCCTAGCGGCGGAGTATTGCCCTTGGTGCAGGTCGTGGGAATCGGCCGGCAGACGAACATCGTCGAGTTGCTCGACGACACACTGCGAATCGGCCAGATGTCGATTCGCAGCGGAAAGGTGCTGTCAGTCGATTTCGGCCAGGCGAGGGGCCTCGACGCCCTCGAGGGGTTCGTGGCGCACCGAGGCGGTACGTTCCAAGTGCGTAGCGTCCACGGTCTCCCGGCGACCGAGCCACTTGGCGACCTGCGCGCGCTCCTTGCGTCTCTCGGCCGCGACAGTGACCGGATCTCACTCTTGCGAAATCTGCCTGCAGGCGGCCCCAGCGTTCACGAGACGGGGGTGGTGGCGCCTGTGCAGATGGGTGGCAGCACCCGTAAGTCGAGCTTTCCCCCCCCAGCAATTGTGCGGCCCGCGGTTGCCGCGCCGGTCGCTGCCGCCGCCCCTGTCGCCACCGCCGCGCCGGTCGCTGCCGCCGCCCCTGTCGCCACCGCCGCCCCTGTCGCCACCGCCGCGCCGGTCGCTGCCGCCGCCCCTGTCGCACAGCGGGTGGAACCCACGCAGGCGTCGTCCGCGAAGGCCGCAATCATCCTCGCCGTGGCTTCCGCGAAGGGCGGCGTCGGCAAGACCACGCTCGCGATGAACCTAGCAGTCGCGATGGCACGCCGTGGGCTCCGGGTCACCCTTGTGGACTCCGACCCCAACGGGGGGGTGTCGGCCGCGGTCAACGCCCATCGCCGTATATCCAAGGGTGCTTTTGACGTCATCTGTGGTGCGGCCAGCCTCACCGACGCGATCATCACCACCCGCATGAACGGCCTCCGTGTGCTGCCCGCCGGAGGGCAGACACTGTCCATCGACCAGGTCGAGAACGCGCAGCAACACCGACAGGCGTGGCGCGCCCTGCTCGCCCAGGTGGCCTGCGACGCAGACGTCGTCGTGCTCGACACGCCGGGTGGTGTCTACGGCGGAACCCGCATCATGTTGGGCTGCGCGACCCACGTCATGGGCGTGCTCCAAGCCGAGCCGCTCGCGCTGCGGGCGTCGGAGCACTTTCAACGCGCCATCGGGGCAGTGACCCCAGCCCCCAAGCTGGTGGGCGTCGTGTTGAACATGTTCGACCCCCGCAGCGCCACCTCCCCCACTGTCCTTCAAGAGGCGTGCGAATCGCTTCAGCCAGGGCTGCTGTTCGACACCTCGGTGCCTCGCACCTCCATCATCAACGACGCAAGCCAACGTGGCGTCGTGGCCGGCCAGGGGGAGCTCGCGACCGCTCCCGCTGTCGCGTGGACGTTCGAGCAGCTCTCCGCGGAACTACTCGACCGCCTGGAGTGGAGCCCAGCGCGCCCGGTGGTGGACGAGGCCCCGCTCTTCTGA
- a CDS encoding transposase, whose protein sequence is MRRCCELRNSTLAVWRIARRTIDAFYRARARSVGPRGHHDVAHPGSIMAIQRFGGALNLNVHFHAVYMDGAFVERSDGSLRFLEALAPSADELETLLATIKTRVTHLAHSRGLAEVDADDAALRLPGMGEVYSDGVINRGAWRVRTNDPRNPNAFHRRKAHDQGFDLDAHITVGAGARAELERMVRYILRPPLKEQRLTLETQSVLLELKTPWRDGTTHIRMSRERFIDRLVALVPPPAANTLLYGDILAANARLRALATGYGRPGVTRSKRAPPRSAPRHARNTAWAELMRHSFGLDVLACPHCGGRMRHVATVLRTTSIRAILEHQGHLLPDPRAGPLSHPGDTVYELDEPTQLDLFDDNSQEPAEHAW, encoded by the coding sequence ATGCGGCGTTGCTGCGAGCTCCGGAACTCGACCCTTGCCGTGTGGCGCATCGCCCGGCGCACCATCGATGCGTTCTATCGGGCCCGCGCGCGCAGCGTGGGCCCTCGAGGGCATCACGACGTCGCACACCCCGGCAGCATCATGGCCATTCAGCGCTTCGGCGGTGCCCTCAACCTCAACGTGCACTTTCACGCCGTGTACATGGACGGCGCCTTCGTGGAGCGCAGCGACGGGTCCCTGCGCTTTCTCGAGGCCCTCGCGCCGAGCGCGGACGAGCTGGAGACCCTGCTCGCGACGATCAAGACGCGCGTCACCCACCTCGCCCACAGCCGCGGACTCGCCGAGGTGGACGCCGACGACGCGGCCCTCCGGCTCCCTGGGATGGGCGAGGTCTACAGCGACGGCGTCATCAACCGCGGCGCGTGGCGTGTGCGCACGAACGACCCCCGGAACCCCAACGCCTTCCACCGACGCAAGGCACACGACCAAGGCTTCGACCTCGACGCGCACATCACCGTTGGCGCAGGCGCTCGCGCCGAGCTGGAGCGCATGGTCCGCTACATCCTGCGGCCGCCGCTGAAGGAGCAGCGCCTCACCCTCGAGACCCAGAGCGTTCTCCTCGAACTCAAGACCCCCTGGCGCGACGGAACTACCCACATCCGCATGAGCCGCGAGCGCTTCATCGACCGTCTCGTCGCCTTGGTCCCACCGCCCGCCGCCAACACCCTCCTCTACGGGGACATCCTCGCCGCCAACGCCCGCCTGCGGGCTCTAGCGACGGGATACGGTCGCCCAGGCGTCACGCGGTCCAAACGGGCCCCGCCTCGCTCTGCCCCGCGACACGCGCGCAACACCGCCTGGGCCGAGCTAATGCGCCACAGCTTCGGCCTCGACGTCCTCGCGTGCCCCCACTGCGGCGGCCGCATGCGCCACGTCGCCACCGTCCTGCGCACCACCAGCATCCGTGCGATCCTCGAGCACCAAGGGCATCTCCTGCCGGACCCCCGCGCCGGGCCGCTGTCGCACCCCGGAGACACTGTCTACGAGCTCGACGAGCCAACCCAGCTCGACCTGTTCGACGACAACTCCCAAGAGCCCGCCGAGCACGCCTGGTGA
- a CDS encoding fatty acid desaturase has translation MSLEILQDPRVRATEHRDLHGMGAAQTALELLMGLPFLLGTWACAARGFWLASLGLAFVFFLVGLRLVHDAFHRNLGLSRAGHDALLVVMSVLMGAAMHAIQFNHLRHHAHCMDDEDVEAFGARLPAHKALLYGPYFPWLLHRHALLHGGPRVRRFMALELGLWLALVVLALALPLPLLRFHLGVMLLGQCLTAFFAVWTVHHDCDRSHYIARTIRGRLKSVLTFNMFYHVEHHLFPRVPTYRLPELARRLDQRAPELSSRRVF, from the coding sequence ATGAGCCTCGAGATCCTACAAGACCCGCGTGTACGTGCCACCGAGCACCGCGACCTGCACGGCATGGGCGCGGCGCAGACGGCGCTCGAGCTGCTCATGGGGCTGCCGTTCCTGCTGGGCACGTGGGCCTGCGCAGCGCGTGGCTTCTGGCTCGCGTCGCTCGGGCTCGCCTTCGTGTTCTTCCTGGTGGGGCTGCGCCTCGTGCACGACGCCTTCCACCGCAACCTGGGGCTCTCGCGGGCCGGGCACGACGCGCTGCTGGTGGTCATGAGCGTGCTGATGGGCGCCGCCATGCACGCCATCCAGTTCAACCACCTGCGCCACCACGCGCACTGCATGGACGACGAGGACGTGGAGGCCTTCGGCGCGCGGCTGCCTGCGCACAAGGCGCTGCTCTATGGGCCCTACTTCCCGTGGCTGCTGCACCGACACGCGCTCCTGCACGGCGGACCGCGCGTGCGTCGCTTCATGGCGCTGGAGCTCGGCCTGTGGCTCGCGCTGGTGGTGCTGGCCCTCGCGCTGCCCCTGCCGCTGCTGCGCTTCCACCTCGGAGTGATGCTGCTGGGTCAGTGCCTGACCGCGTTCTTCGCCGTGTGGACGGTGCACCACGACTGCGACCGCTCGCACTACATCGCGCGCACCATCCGCGGTCGGCTGAAGAGCGTGCTGACGTTCAACATGTTCTACCACGTGGAGCACCATCTCTTTCCGCGGGTGCCCACCTACCGCCTGCCGGAGCTGGCGCGGCGGCTGGACCAGCGCGCGCCCGAGCTGTCTTCGCGGCGCGTGTTCTGA
- a CDS encoding tryptophan 7-halogenase, translating into MTAPWDVAVVGAGLGGLAAAIDLARAGRRVVVVRPAGVHATYGESLDWESNRLLSQLGLDLAALVRADHATWKRGAVASYAPTRARMTIGFAWFYRALMRLVGRSQPTAHVDMAVARAALEGVAREAGVMLLEDRVQRVACDGDRVLGLLLAQGERVEAGHYLDASGRTRVLARALPVTTEPFGERKVAFSARSPHEYDQLGTQIFLDDQGDFVRWCWGIHLGAARVDVGVALLAREVALLRRERTDLASALLARAHRHERLRWLTLEWAEQASAHACTYQDDVSTRLRGPNWWLLGEAAAVIDPIVSGGVTFALRSGFAAARAIRTGDADLAARLERKLRMHARTTNTLVEHVWYRSSIRKGMGLAWNVLSILVPNFNLNHLHARGWASSALGVRLLAKLHQGLDWFIPRYAQRLERRSRRLQGRAPGPPLLTGSTEP; encoded by the coding sequence GTGACCGCGCCCTGGGACGTGGCCGTCGTGGGCGCCGGGCTCGGTGGGCTCGCGGCCGCCATCGACCTCGCGCGGGCGGGGCGGCGTGTGGTGGTGGTTCGGCCCGCGGGCGTGCACGCCACGTATGGCGAGAGCCTGGACTGGGAGTCGAACCGGTTGCTGAGCCAGCTGGGGCTCGACCTCGCCGCGCTGGTGCGCGCGGACCACGCTACGTGGAAGCGCGGCGCGGTGGCCAGCTACGCGCCGACGCGGGCGCGCATGACCATCGGCTTCGCCTGGTTCTACCGCGCGCTGATGCGTCTGGTGGGGCGCAGCCAACCCACGGCGCACGTGGACATGGCGGTCGCACGCGCCGCGCTCGAGGGCGTGGCGCGCGAGGCCGGGGTCATGTTGCTCGAGGACCGCGTGCAGCGCGTGGCGTGCGACGGAGACCGCGTCCTCGGGCTGCTTCTGGCGCAGGGCGAGCGCGTGGAGGCGGGCCACTACCTGGACGCCAGCGGCCGGACGCGCGTGCTCGCGAGGGCCCTGCCCGTGACCACCGAGCCCTTCGGGGAGCGCAAGGTCGCGTTCTCCGCGCGATCACCCCACGAGTACGACCAGCTCGGCACGCAGATCTTCCTCGACGACCAGGGTGACTTCGTGCGCTGGTGCTGGGGCATCCACCTCGGCGCTGCGCGCGTGGACGTAGGCGTGGCGCTCCTCGCGCGTGAGGTGGCGCTGCTGCGGCGCGAGCGCACGGACCTCGCCAGCGCGCTGCTGGCGCGCGCCCACCGGCACGAGCGGCTGCGCTGGCTCACGCTCGAGTGGGCCGAGCAGGCGAGCGCGCACGCGTGCACCTACCAGGACGACGTGAGCACCCGACTGCGCGGGCCCAACTGGTGGCTGCTGGGGGAGGCCGCGGCGGTGATCGACCCCATTGTGTCGGGCGGGGTGACCTTCGCGCTGCGCAGTGGGTTCGCCGCCGCGCGCGCCATCCGGACGGGCGACGCGGACCTCGCCGCGCGCCTCGAGCGCAAGCTGCGCATGCATGCGCGCACCACCAACACGCTGGTGGAACACGTGTGGTACCGGTCCTCCATCCGAAAAGGCATGGGGCTCGCGTGGAACGTGCTGTCCATCCTGGTGCCCAACTTCAACCTCAACCACCTGCACGCGCGCGGCTGGGCCAGCTCCGCGCTGGGGGTGCGGCTGCTCGCCAAGCTGCATCAGGGCCTCGACTGGTTCATCCCGCGCTACGCCCAGCGGCTCGAGCGGCGGAGTCGCCGCCTGCAGGGTCGGGCGCCGGGGCCACCGTTGCTGACGGGGAGCACCGAGCCATGA
- a CDS encoding OmpA family protein translates to MAVRIEENSGVGQLLIVGHADPNGGAAHNDALSCTRAEAVIDALVRAGVSRQRLVQRGAGSRCASEDVPDRVNRRVEALLVVPR, encoded by the coding sequence ATGGCGGTTCGGATCGAAGAGAACAGCGGGGTCGGACAATTGCTCATCGTCGGCCACGCGGACCCCAACGGCGGCGCCGCGCACAACGACGCCCTCAGCTGCACGCGCGCCGAGGCCGTGATCGACGCGCTCGTGCGCGCGGGCGTGTCGCGGCAGCGCCTCGTTCAGCGTGGCGCGGGCAGTCGCTGCGCGTCGGAGGACGTCCCCGACCGCGTGAACCGTCGGGTCGAAGCGCTGCTCGTCGTGCCGCGCTGA
- a CDS encoding MaoC family dehydratase — translation MQHSFAELPSSLPAYIGILGRPRQYRGEPLPTIEASVASARFDAARLDAYRALVHAPRNGQLPLFAPQLLAAPLHLRLLADPAFPFPALGLVHLTNRIALHAPIPEDAALALSAHVAGVLPHRLGHAVTLRTSARLVGEGAAVWTAETVALARRKDAAAERGPRAARAPDTLDLTDAITFEVPEPTGRAYARVAGDLNPIHQHALLARPFGLRRAIVHGTFTAARAMTALWPDADTQPGEVLVHFHAPVFLPSRVRMGRTEDGLAVCDADTGRVQVRVSRKGPA, via the coding sequence ATGCAGCACTCCTTCGCCGAGCTCCCGTCGTCACTCCCCGCGTACATCGGCATCCTCGGCCGTCCGCGTCAGTACCGCGGCGAGCCGCTGCCTACCATCGAGGCCAGCGTGGCGTCCGCCCGCTTCGACGCTGCGCGCCTCGATGCGTACCGCGCCCTCGTGCACGCGCCGCGAAACGGTCAGCTACCGCTCTTCGCCCCGCAGCTGCTGGCCGCGCCACTCCATCTGCGACTGCTCGCGGACCCGGCCTTCCCCTTCCCTGCCCTGGGGCTGGTCCACCTCACGAACCGCATCGCGCTGCACGCCCCCATCCCGGAGGACGCGGCGCTCGCACTGAGCGCGCACGTCGCCGGCGTGTTGCCGCACCGGCTCGGACACGCGGTCACACTGCGCACGAGCGCGAGGCTCGTGGGCGAGGGCGCGGCCGTGTGGACGGCAGAGACCGTCGCGCTCGCCAGGAGGAAGGATGCAGCCGCAGAGCGGGGGCCGCGCGCGGCACGCGCCCCCGACACGCTCGACCTCACCGACGCGATCACGTTCGAGGTGCCCGAGCCCACCGGACGAGCGTACGCGCGCGTGGCAGGGGACCTGAACCCCATCCACCAGCACGCGCTCTTGGCGCGGCCGTTCGGGCTGCGGCGCGCCATCGTGCACGGCACCTTCACGGCGGCGCGGGCCATGACCGCCCTCTGGCCGGACGCGGACACTCAGCCGGGTGAGGTGCTGGTGCACTTTCACGCGCCCGTGTTCCTGCCGTCACGGGTGCGCATGGGGCGGACCGAGGATGGCCTCGCCGTGTGCGACGCCGACACCGGCCGGGTGCAGGTGCGCGTCTCACGCAAGGGGCCCGCGTAG